One Candidatus Nitrotoga arctica genomic window, ATCATCTGGATTAGTTAAAACTTTCTCGCGAAATATTGAAGCGCATGTTCTTTCTCCTGTCCAAAAAGAAGGTGAAATACCCAAAGCTATATCTGGTAAAGATCAACCTGATGTTAACGACAGTAGCGTGGTCATACGTTGGACAGTTAAAGTTTTCGGTGGAACGAATCGCATTATGTTAGGTGGGGATACGACAGTCGAGGTTTGGGATCGTATTTGGCAAGATTACAAAAATAATACCGATAAGCTGAGTTGGCATATCTTGCTTGCACCGCATCACTGTTCTATTGATGTTATGGCGCGAAAAAATCAGGAGGGCAAGTATGAGTATTCAGAGAATGCACTTAACGCGCTGGGCCAAGTTGAGGATGATGGTTTCGTTGTGTCAAGCAGCAAAGAGATCAAGCACAATGATAACTTGCTGCCTAGTTGGGAAGCCAAGCAAAAATATCTTGGAATATTGAAAGATGTGGATGGAACTCGGTTTTTAAACCCTGATACTCGCGCGAACGCCCCTTTGCTTTACTCACCACTTCAGGATGATAAACCTGAGCCAGTAGTGTTCACCTTGACCAAGGAGGGGCCTTCTCTCGATGAGCCTGCACCTGCTTCACCGCACACACCTCACAAAATAGTGCCGGTTGAAACTGGCAATGACGAATTCGGCTATAAATGGAATATGAAAGTATAAAGTCCTCTTTCCTCAGTCCAAACAATAATTAAGTTGAATGGAGTGAGGATGGCCGATCAACAAGTAGTGAAATGATGTTCAGCCTCTTAAGCTGAACAAAAAAATTTCGCTACTGTTGAATGACGGCACTCAAATTCTCTATGGAAGCCATTATCTCCAATGAAACAAAGATTCACTTTAGATGATGTTTCTCGCGTACCGATAAATTCATCCAAAATTGTCGCACCACCGGTTACTGTCTGGTTCATCACACCTATATTTTGTTCCTGCTCTGCAAGCAATGCCTGCGGGTTATATATTGAACAATAGCGGAGAAATGCCGTGGGTAAAATTACAGAAATTTTGAACGCCGCGCAAAAACGCGCCAAAGAAATGAATTTACCCTATGAGGGCGCCCTGCTGCCGAATGAGGCTTACGAAATACAGCAAGCTGCGCCCGGCACCAAGCTAGTTGACGTACGCACACGGGCTGAATTGGACTGGGTGGGACATATCCCCGATGCAGTGGAAATTGAATGGGCTACATATCCCGGTATGAAACTCAATCCATATTTCATAGCACAGCTTGAACAGCAGGTAGACAAGGAGGCATTGGTATTATTCATATGCCGCAGCGGTGGCCGATCTCATAATGCCGCTATAGCTGCGACCGAAGCAGGTTATGTCGAATCCTACAACGTGCTGGAAGGCTTTGAAGGCGATAAGGACGCCAACAAGCACCGTAATGTGCTGGGTGGCTGGCGCGCACGTGAATTACCGTGGGAACAGAGCTAACCATAGGACTCTCGATAGCCAAGACTTGAAAAATCTACCATTCTATAACACCGCTATAGGCGGTAACCAAGACTAGCAGGCCGAATACAATACGATACCAAGCAAACCCCACAAAAGTATGATTGGAAATAAATTTAAGTAAGGCCGCTACTGCCAGATAGGCGCTGACGAACGCGGCAATAAAGCCTACTACGAATACTGGTAGATCTGTGGCTGATAGCAGATGCCAGTTCTTGTAAAGATCGAGGACGGTTGCCCCGAACATAGTAGGAATAGCAAGAAAGAATGAAAACTCGGTTGCAACTCGACGATCAAGTCCGAAAATCATCCCGCCCATGATAGTTGCGCCGGAGCGAGAAACGCCAGGAAACATGGCCACCGACTGAGCAAATCCCACCTTGATTGCATCCTGCCAGCGCATATCTTCGATACTTTTAATGTGTGGGTGAAACGCTCGTTTCTCCACCCACAGAATCACCAACCCTCCCCCGATTAGCGCCATCGCTACCGTATAAGGATTAAACAGATAGGTTTTGATCCAGTGGTGGAATATTAGTCCAAGCACGACTGCTGGCAGAAATGCCACCAATAAGTTACTGGCAAAGTGCCAAGCAACCGGCTCGCGCACTACTAAGCCACGCGTCACTGCCAATAGTTTGGCTCGGAATTCCCATACCACTGCCAAAATCGCACCCAGCTGAATTACGATCATGAATACTTTTCCCCTCTCATCATTAAAGTTGAGCAAGTCACCCGCAATAATCAGGTGACCAGTACTGGAAATGGGCAGGAATTCGGTCAGACCTTCAATAATGCCGAGAATAAAGGCTAGAATAAGCGGGGGGATATCCATAATAATTTAGATGCGTATCACGTAGGCGCGGGCCACTCTGGCATGGTTTCCAATTCGGGATGAGTTAGTTTTAACACCGCCATAGAGCCTCCTGGCATACTTGAGCCAACCGGTACCAAAGCACAAAATTCGACATTCAGTGTCCACGAACCCCCGTCTTTGGCTATTACCTGCGCCTTCAGCACACGGTCATCTGGCACACCTTCAAGAGCCTGTCTTAATTCACCGATAGTTTTCATAGTTTTCCTCTTTATTGTAATAATCCAATTTAACGGCAAAAAAACGTATCACTACATGCCCTTATTATATTGACGTTATGCATCAAATTTTTTGTTCGTGAACAGATTCACTTTTTCGCCAAACTGTTGGGCAAAATTACGCATTGACTTCGCTACTTCCGTTTCTCCGGTAGCCCGTTCGAAAGTATCAGCCATTGATAAAAAAGTCTGGTGATAAAACTGACACATTTCATCAACCATCATGTCTTTGGTCCAGAAATCAATTCGCATTGTATTGTTTTCCTTAGTATCCCAAACTGAAATCATTACGCCTTTGCTCGTGTTGTGCTCCTTTGCATCAGAAGCAGTCCAGTCTATTTTTTCTGCCACCATGTTGTCGTCAAGAGTGACTGTAAATTTAATTTCAGATTTCGTCATTTTTAATTAATTCCTTAAAAAATTGTTGGTTGAAAGGCTTTAAGCCATTGACTCCCCCAGTAACGTATGTACAGGCAGGGCGATCTTGATGCGGCATTTTTGTATTCTTGAAGTCTGTACCAGCCCGTTATGCACAGAATAGACTGGTGAATTGCGAGTATTGATGTAACTGAAAAAAGTTTATAAGCTTAACTTAAAAAAATGAAATATTAAAAATATTATGCAAAGAGAATTCAGGTGAATATGTAACAGTCCCTGAAGTAATAGTACTGGGTTATCGATGTGTTAGGAGGAGGGTAACTTTGAGTGGTTTAATTACTTTTTAAAGCAACAAATTTATTTTCCATAACCAGATTCATTTTTTCACCCAGCATCTGGGCAAAATTTCGCATCGCTTGCGAGGTTTCCACATCTCCGGTAGCACGTTCAAAATTATCTGCCATGAATAGAAGACTTTGATGATAAAACTTTTTCATATCCCCTTTCATCATGTTTTTGGTCCATAAATCAATACGTAGCGTATTTTTCTCTTTGGCATCCCATAGAGCAATCATTATTGCATTAGCGGCTGTAGTTTGTTCCTGAATATCAGATGCGCTCCAGTCTATTTTTTCGGGTACTTTTTTGCCGTCGAGGGTAATGGCGAATTTAATTTCAGATTTTTTCATTTGGCATTGATTTAAAGACGCCGTCGAAAGTCAGTGGGAAGTTTTCAGGCAATTAAAATATAGTCTGATTTGCAGTGATTCGTTGATTATGTATCAACGATTAAAACCAATGTCGCATTGGATGGATTATTACAGTTTTATTGAGTGGAAATTGAATTAAAAGGGCCTTAAGCAGGTATGCTCTTGATTCTGGTAATGCGTATTACCTCGGGTATTCCGCGCAGACCGCGCATCACGTTGGCTAAGTGTATGCGGTTGCTCACCTGCAAGGTAAAATAGAGTGTAGTGTAATTACCTTCGTTAGTGAAGTGAACGTTTTCAATGTTGGATTCGGCATCGGCAATCGCAGCTGCTACCTTTGCCAAGACGCCGCGCTGATTGGCTACGATTAATTTAATACTCACCTCAAAGGGTCTGTTGATGTGCTTGTCCCACACCACGTCCAACCATTTGTCCATGCCGCCGCGTCCCTTGCATAACACTGGGCAGTCATGTGTATGAACTACCAACCCTTGGCCTTTTTTGATAAGGCCGATGATAGGGTCCCCTGGAATGGGGCGACAGCATTTAGCAAACTGTACTGCCATACCTTCCGTGCCAAGGATAGTGATTACGCCGCTGAGTGCGTGATGCTCTTGTGTACCGGCCTCTCCGATACGTGCAAGTTGACGTGCAATAACCATGTTAAGGCGGCGTCCCAAAGCAATATCAGCGAAGATTTCTTCACGCGATTTTACCCCCGTATCCTTAAGCAACTTTTCCCAATGGTTGTTTTCAATATCCTGTTTTTTAAGACCAAGTGACGATAGAGCTTGGTTCAGAAGACGCTCCCCCAGCGCAGAGGATTCGTCAAAGTGCATAGTTTTAAGTGCATGCCGAATCTGGCTGCGTGCCTTGCTGGTGACTACATAGCCGAGCCATGCGGGATTAGGGTGAGCATGCGTCGCGGTGATGATTTCCACACGGTCGCCATTTTTCATCTCGACACGTAATGGTGCTAGCTCAAAATTTACTTTGACCGCCACACAGCGATTGCCAATGTCGGTATGCACACTATAAGCAAAGTCCACAGCCGTTGCGCCACGTGGCAGCGCGAGAATTTTTCCTTTAGGAGTAAACACGTAAACTTCATCCGGGAATAGATCCACCTTCAGATGTTCAAGGAACTCCACCGAATCGCCGCTCTGACTTAAGCTTTCCAATAAGCTTTGCAGCCACTGGTGGGTCTTCTTGTGCAGATCATTGAATGATGTCTGCGCAGTTTTGTATAACCAATGCGAGGCAACACCAGCCTCAGCTATTTTGTGCATTTCCTGAGTACGAATCTGCACTTCGATAGGAGTACCATATGGCCCAAACAGAGTAGTATGCAACGACTGATAAGCGTTCGCCTTAGGGATAGCGATGTAATCTTTAAACTTGCCGGGAATCGGTTTATATAGCGCATGTAGCAATCCCAGCGCCAAATAGCAGGAGGGTACATCATCCACCATCACGCGAAAACCATAAATGTCCTGTACTTGGGCGAAGGCCAGCGATTTTGCCTGCATTTTCTGGTAGATGCCATATAGATGTTTTTCGCGCCCTTGTATGTGGGCAGTAAGGTGATGCTCTTCCAAGCGCTGACGAATGGCTTCCTGGATTTTACCTACAACCTCACGACGATTACCGCGTGCGACTTTGAGAGCCTTAGACAGAACTTCATAGCGCTTAGGGTACAGGTGCTTGAAACCTAAGTCTTCCAATTCCTGATAGATGACATTAAGGCCCAAACGATTGGCAATAGGCGCGTAAATTTCCATGGTCTCGCGCGCAATGCGTTCGCACTTTTCACGCGACATCGATTTTAGCGTGCGCATATTGTGCAGGCGATCAGCCAGTTTAATCAAGATGACGCGCACATCACGCGCCATTGCCAACAGCATTTTGCGGAAATTTTCCGCCTGTGCATCCTCCTTGGTCTGAAATTCAATCTTGTCAAGCTTACTCAAGCCATCAACCAGTTCAGCCACCGATTTGCCAAATATATTGGCTACTTCTTCATTACTTATATGGGTGTCTTCCACCACATCATGCAGCAATGCCGCCATGATGGCTTGTGCATCGAGGTGCAGCGGAGTGAGAATTCGAGCGACGGCAATGGGATGCGAAATATAGGGTTCACCGGACTTACGCAGTTGACCTTCGTGTGCTTGACCACTAAATTTAAGTGCCTGCCGAATATGTTCGACATCCTTAGGCTTCAGGTAGGTGGAAACCTCCTGCAAGAGCATTTCGGCGTCGGACATATATGCACCTCTAAAATTTAAATTTGTGAGCATCTACTGCGCAGATTGTCTGCTAAAGTATTCATTTAAACTGTGTACTTGATTTAGAAAAATTTTCTTAAATAAAAATAATCAGGTTCGGATATTAAGAACTGAAACGGATATTCAATTTATAAACTGTATATTTTTAGATTAGTAACTTGAACTTTACATAGAAAATAGCAAGACTAATTATAATTATTTAGAACAATAATTAATCCATATAATTTTATTTCTAATTTTAAGGATGGGTAGATGAACGAAGAACAAGCTGTGCTTAATTTTTTTGCCCAAAAAGAAAACCTGCCCTTGGCACTTAGTGTGGCAAATCAAGTGGATGGAACACGCCAGAAATTGAACAATGACTTCTGG contains:
- a CDS encoding RelA/SpoT family protein; this translates as MSDAEMLLQEVSTYLKPKDVEHIRQALKFSGQAHEGQLRKSGEPYISHPIAVARILTPLHLDAQAIMAALLHDVVEDTHISNEEVANIFGKSVAELVDGLSKLDKIEFQTKEDAQAENFRKMLLAMARDVRVILIKLADRLHNMRTLKSMSREKCERIARETMEIYAPIANRLGLNVIYQELEDLGFKHLYPKRYEVLSKALKVARGNRREVVGKIQEAIRQRLEEHHLTAHIQGREKHLYGIYQKMQAKSLAFAQVQDIYGFRVMVDDVPSCYLALGLLHALYKPIPGKFKDYIAIPKANAYQSLHTTLFGPYGTPIEVQIRTQEMHKIAEAGVASHWLYKTAQTSFNDLHKKTHQWLQSLLESLSQSGDSVEFLEHLKVDLFPDEVYVFTPKGKILALPRGATAVDFAYSVHTDIGNRCVAVKVNFELAPLRVEMKNGDRVEIITATHAHPNPAWLGYVVTSKARSQIRHALKTMHFDESSALGERLLNQALSSLGLKKQDIENNHWEKLLKDTGVKSREEIFADIALGRRLNMVIARQLARIGEAGTQEHHALSGVITILGTEGMAVQFAKCCRPIPGDPIIGLIKKGQGLVVHTHDCPVLCKGRGGMDKWLDVVWDKHINRPFEVSIKLIVANQRGVLAKVAAAIADAESNIENVHFTNEGNYTTLYFTLQVSNRIHLANVMRGLRGIPEVIRITRIKSIPA
- the gldC gene encoding gliding motility protein GldC, translated to MTKSEIKFTVTLDDNMVAEKIDWTASDAKEHNTSKGVMISVWDTKENNTMRIDFWTKDMMVDEMCQFYHQTFLSMADTFERATGETEVAKSMRNFAQQFGEKVNLFTNKKFDA
- the gldC gene encoding gliding motility protein GldC, which translates into the protein MKKSEIKFAITLDGKKVPEKIDWSASDIQEQTTAANAIMIALWDAKEKNTLRIDLWTKNMMKGDMKKFYHQSLLFMADNFERATGDVETSQAMRNFAQMLGEKMNLVMENKFVALKSN
- a CDS encoding undecaprenyl-diphosphate phosphatase, which codes for MDIPPLILAFILGIIEGLTEFLPISSTGHLIIAGDLLNFNDERGKVFMIVIQLGAILAVVWEFRAKLLAVTRGLVVREPVAWHFASNLLVAFLPAVVLGLIFHHWIKTYLFNPYTVAMALIGGGLVILWVEKRAFHPHIKSIEDMRWQDAIKVGFAQSVAMFPGVSRSGATIMGGMIFGLDRRVATEFSFFLAIPTMFGATVLDLYKNWHLLSATDLPVFVVGFIAAFVSAYLAVAALLKFISNHTFVGFAWYRIVFGLLVLVTAYSGVIEW
- a CDS encoding rhodanese-like domain-containing protein gives rise to the protein MGKITEILNAAQKRAKEMNLPYEGALLPNEAYEIQQAAPGTKLVDVRTRAELDWVGHIPDAVEIEWATYPGMKLNPYFIAQLEQQVDKEALVLFICRSGGRSHNAAIAATEAGYVESYNVLEGFEGDKDANKHRNVLGGWRARELPWEQS